The Candidatus Hinthialibacter antarcticus genomic sequence AAAGGTCAGATATGAAGATATTGGTTTGCAGCGGTTATGTTGACAATAAGAGAGTGGAAAAACTGGTACGTTCAGGCGCCGTCTCTTTTTTATCAAAACCGTATCAGTTTGAGCAAGTCGCCGCTGCGATTCGCGACTGTTTCAAAATGGAATAAGATTCGATTTGACTGAAGGCCCGTTTCTCTGGCATTGTCTTGACCCTATGTTACGCGGCGAGTACTCTCCAATGCAGCCGCGACTGCGGTGAAGGATCTGGAATGACAACCGAACCACAAACCGTAAGCGCTCCAAGCGATGTCGATGCAATCAAGCGCATCCATGACAGCAAAGAGCGCATTTCAAATGAAATTGCGAAAGAAATCGTTGGGCAAAAGGCCGTCATTGAAGAATTGTTGATCTGTCTTTTCGCAGGGGGGCATGCGCTGTTAGTTGGCGTCCCCGGCTTGGCCAAGACGACTTTGATCCGTACGTTTTCTGATATTCTCGATTTAGATTTTAGGCGCATTCAATTTACGCCCGATCTTATGCCCTCTGATATTACGGGTACTGAGGTCATGCAGGAAGACCGCTCGACGGGAGAGCGGGCGTTTCGTTTTATCAAAGGCCCGCTTTTTGCCAATATCATATTGGCGGATGAGATCAACCGAACGCCTCCCAAGACGCAAGCCGCCCTGCTTGAGGCGATGCAAGAAAAGCGCGTGACGGTCGGCGGCGTTGATTACCCGATTGAACCGCCGTTTTTTGTTCTAGCCACTCAGAACCCCATCGAGCAAGAGGGTACCTATCCATTGCCCGAAGCGCAGTTAGACCGCTTTATGTTCCAGATCAATATTGACTATCCAAGCACTGACGAGGAAATTGAAATCGTCAAGAACACAACATCCGCTTACCATGCTGAACCTCAAAAAGTGTTGAGCGGCGAAGATATTCTACAAATTCAAGATTTAGTGCGTCGCGCCCCCGCCTCGGATGATGTGGTCCGCTATGCCGTCGAAATCGT encodes the following:
- a CDS encoding MoxR family ATPase, whose product is MTTEPQTVSAPSDVDAIKRIHDSKERISNEIAKEIVGQKAVIEELLICLFAGGHALLVGVPGLAKTTLIRTFSDILDLDFRRIQFTPDLMPSDITGTEVMQEDRSTGERAFRFIKGPLFANIILADEINRTPPKTQAALLEAMQEKRVTVGGVDYPIEPPFFVLATQNPIEQEGTYPLPEAQLDRFMFQINIDYPSTDEEIEIVKNTTSAYHAEPQKVLSGEDILQIQDLVRRAPASDDVVRYAVEIVKATRPRQQGQDSVETVDRYISWGAGPRASQYLILAGKVRAILAGRYSVAHEDVRAVADPTLRHRIMTNYRAEADRVSIHDIIKEIIDGVKH